A region of the Nitrospirota bacterium genome:
GCATGTGCAGCAACGTCCGGGGATCCACGTGGTCGTCATGGTCGTGGGTGAGAAAGATCGCCGCGGGCCTCGGCAGGAGCAGGCCCCAGAGCGAGGGGACCGAAGACTCCGCGAACCAGGGGAGCAGCCAGGGGTCGAAGAGAAAGAACTGGTCCCGCTGCCGGTACAGCAGGGCGGCGTGTCCCAGGTGCACCACGTCTTGATCGCCTGTCTCAGCGAGCCAGTGACCCCGCACGGTCGAGCGGGCCGACGAGGCCAGACAGTCGTGCCGGTTCAGCGTCTCGAGCAAGGCAGTCACGTGCCGTTCCACGTCGCGGCCAGAAGCGGTCGCGACGGTCCGAATCTCCGGTACCTTGTGGGTCCCGTCCAAAAAGCCCAGGAACTTGCCGATCGCTGGCGCCATTGATGGTCGCTCGAACCGGATCGGGATCGCCTGTCGGGCCGCAGCGTTGAAGACGCGGAGCCCTGCAGAAGTGACGGTTGCGGACTTCGTCGGATCCTTCGGAAAATCCCAGTGAAAGGTTCCGTCCTCGGCCCGGCCGCAGCGGATGTGGGCCTTCAGGTGCGGACGCGAGGCGACCAGCTCGGCGTAAGCGTCTTCCAATCGAGAGCGGACGAGAGGATCATCCAGCGGAGCCCGTCGGGAAAACACGTCGCTGATGGCGGTCTCAACGGCGCTCAACAGAAGCTGGTGGGCTTCGTGTAGGCTGGCCACCACCGCAGGATCGACTCCTGCGACATAGGGAAAGGGGCCGGGCGGCTCCGCGCTCTCCAACTGGACCCAGGCCCACGGGACCAGGCCAACGTAGTGATCGGAACGGAGAGTTTCCCAGATCGTGCTCATGTGGTTCAGAACCGGGTGGTAGAGGCGGCCCGCCCTCCCTGATCCGACGCTGGCTCCGGCCGGCTGATGGTAGGTTCGTAGAGGATCTGGACGGTGTTTCCGTCAGGATCGGCCACGTAGCACGAGTAGCTGCCGTCCCGGTGGCGCTTCGGACGGTGGACGACGGGGATTCCCTCCCGCTCGACCCGCGCGAACAGCCGATCCACCGTCTCCGGACTGTCCACCACGAACCCCAAGTGGTCCAGCGCCTGCCGGCTCGGCTCCCGGTCGCCGGCCCATTCGCCTGGCGGAACCTGGTGCAGGGCCAGGTTGTCCCGTCCCGTGCTGAGGTAGAGGTTCTCGGGATCCGGCTGCCAAACCACCCGCATGCCGAAGAGCCCCTCGTAGAACGAGTGGGACTGCTGCAAGTCCCTCACGCGCAAGGCCACATGCCACAATCCGCGAATCATCGGCGCTTCCTCAAAGAAGCCCTCGCCCTTTGACCATTCGGCCGCAGCAGACTCCGGCTATACTAGGGCCGCCCCTCGCCCCCGTCAACCCCGAAACTTGGCCAAGTGTCTGATCTGTCCAAGGGGTTGGACAGGCCACGAGTCCGGTCCATCCTGGGATTTGGGTCAGACACTATGGTACTATCCGAATCTTCCCGGTCGTTCACAGAAAGATCGAGGCTGATACCATGAACTGTTTGCACCGAACCGGCTCTTCCCTGCTCAGTCTGCTTCTGCTCGTCGCGGCTCCCCTCGCCGCCACGGCGGCATCCCTTCCCCAAGTCATCGCCGGACGCGACGGCGCCCCCATGGTGCTGGTTCCAGCCGGGCCGTTCCAAATGGGCGTCCCGGCAGGAGATCGTGACGGCGGCCGCGACGAATACCCTCGCCACGAGGTCGTCCTGGACAACTTCTACATTGACAAGTTCGAGGTCACCAACGGCCGCTACCTGGAATTCGTGCGGGCCACCGGCCACCGGGCTCCACAGCACCCGAAGGATCCGAGCCGGAACCTCTGGCAGGGCAACCGGATGCCCGAGTCGGTCGCGGACCGGCCGGTCATCAACGTGGACTGGCACGACGCGGACGCCTACTGCCGGTGGGCCGGGAAACGGCTGCCGACGGAGGCCGAGTGGGAGAAGGCGGCGCGGGGATCGGACGGCCGACGGTTCCCGTGGGGGAACGTGGAGCCGACCCACAAGCACCTCAACTACAACCAACGCTGGATCGGTGAGAAGACGCTGATGCCGGTCGGCAGCTACGAGGCGGGGAAAAGCCCTTACGGGGCCTACGACATGGCCGGGAACGTCTGGGAATGGGTTGCCGACTGGTACGATCCGCTCTACTACGAGAAGAGCCCGGCCAAGGATCCGAAAGGGCCGGAAACCGGCACCCACAAGGTGATCCGGAGCTCAGGCTGGCAGGTCGAGACCCCGATGGTCCGCATCTTCACCCGGGTCAAGAGCGATCCTCTGGACCGGAACGACTCCACCGGCTTCCGCTGCACGAAGGACGCTCCGTAAGCGAGCGCCCGATACGGCGCGCAGTCCCGCCCCCGCCCTAATCCAGTTGAAACTCTTTTCGCCAATCCGCCTCTTCGGTCAACGGGGGCTGCGCGTCTTTCCTGAGGAGGCAATTCCCGAACACGAGGACATCCATCTCGGTCCGCATGAAGCACCGGTAGGCGTCCTGCGGGCTGCACACGATCGGCTCCCCGCGCACGTTGAACGAAGTGTTGACGAGCACGCCGCAGCCGGTCTTCGCTTCGAACGCGCACAGGAGGGCGTGGAACCGCGGATTGGTCACGCGGGAGACCGTCTGAATCCTGGCCGAATAGTCCACGTGGGTGACGGCCGGGATATCGGACCGCGGCCGGTTCAGCCGCTGGATGCCGAAGAGTCGCCGGTCCTCCTCTGAAAGCGGCAACCGGCGGGCCTCCCGGACCGGCGCGACCAGCAGCATGTACGGGGAGGGTTCCGCCAGGTCGAAATAGTCCGAGACCCGCTCCTCCAGGACCGCCGGCGCGAAGGGCCTGAACGACTCCCGGTATTTGATTTTCAGGTTCATCATGGACTGCATCTTGGGGGAACGGGCGTCCCCGAGGATGGACCGGTTGCCCAGCGCGCGGGGCCCGAACTCCATTCGCCCCTGGCACCAGCCCACGACCGCCTCGTTGGCCAGCAGATCGGCCACCGTCTCGAACAGCTCGGCATCGGCGAGTTTCTCGAATGGATAGCCATGCTTTCTCAGGAAGGCTTCGACCTCTTCGTCGGAAAAGGCGGGTCCCAGGTAGGAGCCGTCCATGCCGTCGGGCTGCTCCGGATCGAGCCGGCGCGTGCCGCCGGCATGGACGTGATAAGCGGCCAGCGCCGCCCCGATGGCGCCGCCCGCATCGCCCGCCGCCGGTTGGATCCAGAGCCGCTCGAAGACCCGCTCGCGGAGCACCAGCCCGTTGGCCACGCAGTTCAGCGCCACGCCTCCGGCCATGCAGAGGCGCCTCATGCCCGTTTGCCGGCGCACGTGGCGCGCGATCCGCAGCACCGCCAGCTCGGTGACGTCCTGGATGGATCGGGCCAAGTCCATCTCTCGCTGGGTCAGGGCGGACTCCGGCTGTCGCGGCTCCCCTCCGAACAGCCGGTGGAACCGTTCGTTGGTCATGCGCAGGCCGGTGCAGTAGTCGAAGAAGTCCAGGTTTAGGCGGAACGAGCCGTCTTCTTTCAGGTCGATCAGATGAGTCAGAATCAGGTCCACATACTTCGGCTCCCCGTAGGGCGCCAGCCCCATGACCTTGTATTCGCCGGAATTGACTTTGAAGCCGGTGTAATAGGTGAAGGCGGAATAGAGGAGCCCGAGCGAATGGGGAAACGTGATGTCCGCCTGGAGGGTCAGGGAGGCCTGTCTTCCGACCCCGAAGCTCGTCGTCGCCCACTCCCCCACCCCGTCCATCGTCAGCACCGCGGCTTCCTCGAAAGGCGAGGGGTAGAAGGCGGAGGCGGCATGGGAGAAGTGATGCTCCGGGAATAGGAACGGCTTCTCCCAGGCTTCGCACCCGAGCTCGACGGCGACCGCCTCCAGTTCCTGCCGGAGCAGCTTCTCCAGAAAGAGCTTCTCCTTGAGCCAGACCGGCATGGCGGCCACGAACGACCGCCACCCTCTGGGAGCAAAGGAGAGGTAGGTCTCCAGGAGCCGTTCGAACTTCAGCAGCGGCTTGTCGTAGAAGGCCACCCGGTCCAGGTCCGCCAGCGTGATCCCCGCCTCACGCAGACAGTAGGCCACAGCGTGGTGCGGGAACCGCGCATCGTGCTTCCTGCGCGTGAACCGCTCTTCCTGCGCCGCCGCGACGATCCGCCCGTCCGCCACGAGCGCAGCGGCTGCGTCATGGTAGTAGGCGGAAACCCCCAGGACTCGCACGACGTACTCCTAAAACAGGGTGTAAATGAACGGAGCCACGGCCGAGCCCTCAGTCAGGACCAGCAGCGCACCGAACAGGAGCAGGACCATGATGATCGGCAAGAGCCAAAACTTCTTCCGCTCGCGCATGAACGCCCACAGTTCCTTCAGAAACGATCCCACACGCCCCTCCTCTTACCTTTCACCCATCACGCGTCACCTGTCACCGTTTCTCAGAACTGCCGCTCCATTCGCTCCGACGCAAAGTCACCCTCATGACGCCGGCGCCAGTAGGACCCGTGGCCCCCTTTCGCGGAGATCGGAATCGGCTGTCGTCCCATCAGCCGCAAGAGGAGCCCCATCGGCACGACTACGATCGCAAAGACCAGGGTCATCAGGATGCGGGCGTTGATGCGCCCCAGGGTCGCGGCAAGTTTCATCCACCAGGTTCGCACCGGGCCGAGCCAGGTTGGAGCCAGCAATGCCGTCGCCAGGAAGCCCAGCCCGATCCCGGCCAGCCACCAGGATGCTGCGCCATTCCAGACGTACCTGATGGCGGCGAGCACGCCCAGGGCGCCGGCCATGACGAATCCGAAGGTCCGATCGTGTGACATCGTGGAACCTGATTGATCGCGGACAGTCATAGGAGATCCTTGGCGAAACGCGGACTCTGCTCCCAGAGAAAATGAGTCCATAGCCTAGTCTATCGGAGTCGCGCCGATCAAGAAGAAACGTGGTTAGATCTCTCGACGTAACAGCCGGACGTCGTCCTGTGCTAAGCTGCTTCTGCGCAGGTGACGCACCGCTTGCCAACACCCAGAAACCACATTCCATGCTCGCCCGTGAACTCCAGGGCTTCGCCGGCCTAAAGGTTGCCGCCTTCGAGAGCCGGATGGCGGACGAGATGGCCCGCCTGATCGCCCGCTATGGAGGCGAACCGCTGGTCGCGCCTTCCATGCGCGAGGTCCCGCTGGCGGAGAACCCCGAAGCCCTGGCCTTCGGCGAGCAGCTCCTGGCGGGCGGATTCGACCTGGTCCTCCTGTTGACCGGCGTGGGGACCCGCACGCTGGTCGAAGTGCTCCGGACCCGCTACCCGTTGGAAGCCGTCAAAGCGGCGCTGGGGCGGACCACGCTCGTGGCCCGAGGGCCCAAGCCGGCTGCCGCCCTCAGAGATCTCGGCCTGACGCCGCAGGTTACAGTGCCGGAGCCGAACACCTGGCGCGACATTCTCCAGGCCCTGAACGTGAGCGTGGCCGGCAAGAAGATCGCCGTGCAGGAATACGGGGTCACGAACGCCGACCTGCTCGAGGCCCTGCGCGCCTGCGGCGGCGCGCAGGTGACGGCCGTGCCGGTTTATCGCTGGGCCCTGCCGGAGGACCTGGCTCCGCTCAGAGGGGCGTTGCAGGCTATCCTGTCCGGACGGGTCGACGTACTCCTGGTCACGAACGCCGTCCAGGTGGATCACGCGCTGCAGGTGCTGAGGCAAGAGGGCCAGGAGGAGCGGTTTCGTCAGCAGTTGGGCCGGATGGTCGTGGCTTCGATCGGCCCGACGGCCAGCGAGCGACTGCGGAGCCACGGGCTGCCGGTGGACCTGGAGCCCTCCCACCCCAAGATGGGCCTCCTGGTCAAGGAGACCAGCGAGCGGGCGCAAGGCCTGCTTCGCAGGAAACGCGGAACGATGAGTGATGAATGATGAACGGGGAAAAGCCGGCCTCTTAATTCATCGTTCGTCATTCTGACTTCTGCATTCCAGACCGCTCATCGTTCTGCACTCTTCGTTGCGTCACGGGCGCAACGGAAGCCCAGCCAGTTCATCTTCGTGGTCGGGTCCGTCCCGTTCCGCTGCGCGGCGCGGACGGTGGGGGTGCTGTCGATCCATCCGCCGCCCCTGAAGGCCTTCTGAGTCCCCTTCTCCGGCCCTTTGGGATTCCGGTCCGGCGCGCTCCTGTAGTACTCGGCGTCGTACCAGTCCGCTACCCACTCGGCGACGTTTCCCGCCAGTTGATAGATCCCGTAGGGACTCACCGCGTTTTCGTACTTGTCCACGGAGATGATCGGAGGATAGAGGAGGAGCCGCTCCGGCCGGTCGCGGACCGGGCCGGACAGACCGGTGCGGCCGAAATTGGCTCGGGTCAGGCCCGCCATCTGGTTGCCCCAGGGGTAGATGCGCCCGTCCTCCCCCCGCGCGGCCTTTTCCCACTCGGCCTCCGTGGGCAGCCGTTTTCCCGCCCACCGGCAGTAGGCGTCAGCGTCGTACCAGGACACGTGCATCACCGGATGGCTGGCCATGGACTCCTGGAAATTGCCGCCGTCGTACCGCCAGTCGAGGAGTGGGTTCCGCCCGGTCGCCAACACGAATCGCAGGAACTGCACGGTCGTGACTTCGTACTTGTCGATGTGATAGGCATCCAGATACACGCGCCGCTGGGGAAACTCCGCCGGGTAGGCATTCCGGTCCGCCTGCTTGTTGCTCCCCATCAGGAACCAGCCGGCCGGCACCGTGACCATCTCGTCCCTGGCCGGCAGCTTGGCCCGCTCCTCGGCCAGCCGCTTCCCTTCCGCGGTCCACTCGACGATGATGTCCGCCACGTCCGCGGCTCGCCCCACACCGGCCAAGCCGATCCCCCCCAGCGCAAGAGCGATGACGCCGTTCCTGAGCAAATCCACAACTCCTCCGTATCTATACAATCAGAACAATCGGACACTTACTGATGCGACAGCCCCTGGTTCTTCGGCTCCGCCTTGCCGCCCCGATCGAATTCCTCCAGCGGCTGGAAGTTGACCGGGAGCTGGAACATCGAATCGGAGACCGGGCGCAGCCTCACGTGCCGGTATTCCACCGTCCAGCTTCCGTCCTTCCTGGCCAGCTTCAGCGGGAACCGGATGTCGGTGGCCAGCCATTGATAATAGATCACCTCCCGATCCCCTTTCCGTACCGTCACCTGATAGAGCGTGGTCGGGTGCCCGTCCAGCGTCTCGGTTCCGATCTCCTCCCGCGCCACCTCGCCCTCCAGCCGCTCGCTGACCTTGGGCGCCTGCTCCGGGTCATAGGGCACGGTCTTGAAGTGCTTCATCCGGGAGAGCAGCAGCCACATGACCTGCTTGTCCTTCCGGACGATCGTCACGTTCACCGGGCCCAGGTCCTGGTGCTCCAGCCGCCACCGGTCGTCCCGATAGTAGATGTTGGCCTTGCGGCTGTGTCCGTTGAATCTGGTGATCTGGTCCGCCGTGAATTCCAGCGCCCAGACGGTTTCGATCCCGCAAAGGCCCAGCACTGCGGCCAAGAGAAGCGTCACACGTGATTGCATGGTCAGAGTGTACCACAAGAGCATACCGACTTCGGCGGCTTCGGGGGCAAGATCGCGTGTCTTCGGGACTGCGCCTCTCCACCCACGTTCCATGCACTCCATACTTCCAAATACTTCCAAGAAAGCCGCACCGCGCACATTGACAATGGCGAGCATCTGACCATACTGGTCATATCTCATTGACTGTGGAGTCTGCCATGAAAAGCGCGACGGTCTCTAAACTGAAAGCCACCTTGAGCGAGCATCTCGCCAAGGTCAAAGCTGGCGGGGAAGTCCTCGTGACCGAGCGGGGGAAACCCATCGCCAAGATCGTAGCGAGCCACGAACCAATCGCCTCAAGAAGCTGACCGAGGGAGATACCGCCTCGGTTGTCTGGTGGGCAACGCTCGTCGAATGCGGCGCGGCGCTTGCCCGTCTGAGGCGCGAAGCCGTCCTCACAAGGGCTGAAGAAGACAACGCCCGATACTTCGTGAGGCTGCTGCTCGTTGATATGGCCCGAGATCGAACCGAGCAGGGAGGTCCGAGAGCAGGCTGAGCGGGTGGAGCAGAAGCACCCGCCCAGCAGGAAACTGCCCGCAGCAAGTCGCGAGCAGCGATTGGCTATTTTCAAAGCTGCATGGCGACTTCTCCGTGACTATGCGATAATCGCCTCGTGGCAAAGCTTCACGCCATGAGAGCCCTCGTCAAGACCGCCCCGGAGCCGGGACTGACGTTGCAGGACGCGCCGGTTCCGAGACCGGCCCCCGGCGAAGCGCTCGTGAAAGTCGCGGCCACCTCGCTCTGCGGAACGGACGCGCACATTTACAACTGGGACGAGTGGGCCAGGGGCCGCATCCGGCCGCCCCGGATCATCGGCCACGAGATGTGCGGGGAGGTCGTGGAACTCGGCCCGGGCGTCACGTCCGTGTCGGTGGGGGACTACGTGGCCGCCGAGTCGCACTTCACTTGCGGCCTCTGCTTCCAGTGCCGGACCGGCCAGGCTCACGTTTGCCGAAACTATCAGATCCTGGGCATTGACGTGGACGGGTCCTACGCGGAATACGTCGCCCTGCCCGAGCGGGTCCTGTGGAAGACCTCCAGAGACATTCCTCCGGAGCTGGCCTGCGTGCAGGAGCCGCTGGGCAACGCGGTCTACGCCGCCCTGGTCGAGGATCTCACCGGACATTCGGTGCTGATCAGCGGCTGCGGCCCCACGGGATTGTTCGCCGCCGCCGTGGCGCGGGTGGCCGGCGCCGCCACGATCGTGGCCACGGACATCAGCGACTACCGGCTGGGGCTCGCGAAGCAGCTCGGGGTGGACCACACGCTGAACGCCCGGACGGACCAGCCCGACGCGCTGACGGCGGCGATCCAGGACGTGACCGGGGGCGAAGGGGTGGATTGTGCGCTGGAAATGTCCGGCGATCCCGGAGCCCTCCACCAAGCCTTCCGCTCCGTCAAGAACGGCGGGCGCGTGACGCTCTTCGGCATTCCCACCGGTCCGGTCTGCTTCGACCTGCCGAACGAGATCATCTTCAAGGGGATCCGGGTCTACGGCGTCACCGGGCGCCGGCTGTTCGAGACCTGGTACCGGCTGGCGGGGCTGTTCAAGGCCGGGCTGGACATCAGGCCCGTCGTCACCCACCGGCTGCCGCTCGCGGACTTCACCCGAGGATTCGAGCTGATCAAGTCAGGCCAGTGCGGCAAGGTCGTGCTGATCCCCTAGCAGGCCCGAGGCGAGAGGCTTGGGGCTAGGGGCGGGCTCCCTCTAACTTCTTAACCTCGCGCCCCGTGTCCCGCGCCTCTAGCCTTGGTCGAGCACCTCGCGCACTTTCCTCGTCAGCGAATCGGGTGAGAAGGGCTTGGGCAGGAAGGCGGTCCCCTCGTCCAGGACCCCCTGGTGCACGATCGCATTGTCCGTGTAGCCGGACATGTACAGGACCTTGAGGCCTGGACGCCGTGCGAGCAGTTGTTCGGCCAGGGCCCGTCCGCTCATCTTGGGCATCACGACGTCCGTCACCAACAGATGGATCGTGTCGCCGTATCGGTCGCTGAGCGCGAGCGCTTCCGCTCCATGGCAGGCGGCCAGCACCAGGAAGCCGGCCGATTCCAAGGCCTCGCGCGCCAACTGCCGCACGGCTTCCTCGTCCTCCACCAGCAGGATCGTCTCGGTGCCTCTCGCCGGCTGTGGAGCCGGGGGCTGCTCCAGCGTGGGTGCCTCCAGGATATCCACCACGCGGGGGAAGTAGATCTTGAACGTCGTGCCCCGCCCCGGCTCGCTGTACACCCAGATCGTGCCCCCGCTCTGCTTGACGATCCCGTACACGGTGGCGAGGCCGAGCCCCGTTCCCTTGCCCCGCTCCTTGGTCGTGAAGAAGGGCTCGAAGATGCGCTCCTTGGTTTGGGCGTCCATCCCATGGCCGGTGTCGGTTACGGCCAGCATTACGTAGAGGCCCGGCTGCACGGGAAGGTGCCGGCGCGCATAGTCGTCGTCGAGCTGGACGTTGGCCGTTTCGACCGTCAAGGTGCCGCCGTCGGGCATGGCGTCGCGGGCGTTGACGGCCAGGTTCATGATGATCTGCTCGACCTGGCTGGGATCGGCCTTGACCTGCCCCAGGTCCGGCCCGAACGCCGTCACGAAGTTGATGTGCTCCCCGATCAACCGGCGGAGCATGGCGTCCATGGTGGCCACGACGTCGTTGAGGTTCAGCACCCGGACCTCCAGCATCTGCCGGCGGCTGAAAGCCAGGAGTTGCCGCGTGAGCCCGGCGGCCCGCTCGCTGGCGTCCTTGATCTCCTGGGGATAACGGCGCAGGGATTCGTGGCCGCCCAGGCGGCGCAAGAGCAGGTCGCTGTACCCGTGGATGATCGTCAGGAAATTGTTGAAGTCGTGCGCCACGCCGCCGGCCAGCCGTCCGACCGCGTCCAGCTTCTGCGCATGGAGGGCCTGCTCTTCGGCCTGCTTCCGCTGCAGGAACTGGCCGATCTGCCGGCCGATGGCTTCCATCATCGCCAGGAGATCCTCATCCGGCGCCCGGACGTCCCGGCTGAAGAACTCCAGGACGCCCAGGATCTCCTTCCCGACCAGGATCGGGAACCCGAAGGCCGCATGGAGGCCGGCCGACGCCGCGGCGGCGGCACGGGGAAAGTTGGAGTCCTGCAACACGTCCATGATCCAGGCCGGAGCCGCGGTCGCCCAGACGCGGCCCGGGAGTCCGATCCCCGGGGAAAACGCGGTGGCTCGGCTCGCCGCCTCAAAGGGTTCCGAGGCGAATCCGTGAGCGGCCCAGAGATGGGCGCACCGCAGGAGATTGGCCCGGCTGTCCACCCGCCAAATGGCGCCCAGGTCCCATTCGAGGGTGTTGCAGACCGATGCCAGGATGTTCGGCCCGGCCATCTCCAGCGTGTCGGCCAGCGAAAGTTCCCGCGTCACCGCATGCTCCGCGCGCAGCCGCCGTTCCGCCCGCTTGCGGTCCGCGATGTCCCGGAACACCAGGAC
Encoded here:
- a CDS encoding VOC family protein — encoded protein: MIRGLWHVALRVRDLQQSHSFYEGLFGMRVVWQPDPENLYLSTGRDNLALHQVPPGEWAGDREPSRQALDHLGFVVDSPETVDRLFARVEREGIPVVHRPKRHRDGSYSCYVADPDGNTVQILYEPTISRPEPASDQGGRAASTTRF
- a CDS encoding formylglycine-generating enzyme family protein; amino-acid sequence: MNCLHRTGSSLLSLLLLVAAPLAATAASLPQVIAGRDGAPMVLVPAGPFQMGVPAGDRDGGRDEYPRHEVVLDNFYIDKFEVTNGRYLEFVRATGHRAPQHPKDPSRNLWQGNRMPESVADRPVINVDWHDADAYCRWAGKRLPTEAEWEKAARGSDGRRFPWGNVEPTHKHLNYNQRWIGEKTLMPVGSYEAGKSPYGAYDMAGNVWEWVADWYDPLYYEKSPAKDPKGPETGTHKVIRSSGWQVETPMVRIFTRVKSDPLDRNDSTGFRCTKDAP
- a CDS encoding carbamoyltransferase translates to MRVLGVSAYYHDAAAALVADGRIVAAAQEERFTRRKHDARFPHHAVAYCLREAGITLADLDRVAFYDKPLLKFERLLETYLSFAPRGWRSFVAAMPVWLKEKLFLEKLLRQELEAVAVELGCEAWEKPFLFPEHHFSHAASAFYPSPFEEAAVLTMDGVGEWATTSFGVGRQASLTLQADITFPHSLGLLYSAFTYYTGFKVNSGEYKVMGLAPYGEPKYVDLILTHLIDLKEDGSFRLNLDFFDYCTGLRMTNERFHRLFGGEPRQPESALTQREMDLARSIQDVTELAVLRIARHVRRQTGMRRLCMAGGVALNCVANGLVLRERVFERLWIQPAAGDAGGAIGAALAAYHVHAGGTRRLDPEQPDGMDGSYLGPAFSDEEVEAFLRKHGYPFEKLADAELFETVADLLANEAVVGWCQGRMEFGPRALGNRSILGDARSPKMQSMMNLKIKYRESFRPFAPAVLEERVSDYFDLAEPSPYMLLVAPVREARRLPLSEEDRRLFGIQRLNRPRSDIPAVTHVDYSARIQTVSRVTNPRFHALLCAFEAKTGCGVLVNTSFNVRGEPIVCSPQDAYRCFMRTEMDVLVFGNCLLRKDAQPPLTEEADWRKEFQLD
- a CDS encoding DUF5989 family protein; translated protein: MGSFLKELWAFMRERKKFWLLPIIMVLLLFGALLVLTEGSAVAPFIYTLF
- a CDS encoding SxtJ family membrane protein, whose product is MSHDRTFGFVMAGALGVLAAIRYVWNGAASWWLAGIGLGFLATALLAPTWLGPVRTWWMKLAATLGRINARILMTLVFAIVVVPMGLLLRLMGRQPIPISAKGGHGSYWRRRHEGDFASERMERQF
- a CDS encoding uroporphyrinogen-III synthase, translating into MLARELQGFAGLKVAAFESRMADEMARLIARYGGEPLVAPSMREVPLAENPEALAFGEQLLAGGFDLVLLLTGVGTRTLVEVLRTRYPLEAVKAALGRTTLVARGPKPAAALRDLGLTPQVTVPEPNTWRDILQALNVSVAGKKIAVQEYGVTNADLLEALRACGGAQVTAVPVYRWALPEDLAPLRGALQAILSGRVDVLLVTNAVQVDHALQVLRQEGQEERFRQQLGRMVVASIGPTASERLRSHGLPVDLEPSHPKMGLLVKETSERAQGLLRRKRGTMSDE
- a CDS encoding SUMF1/EgtB/PvdO family nonheme iron enzyme, whose product is MDLLRNGVIALALGGIGLAGVGRAADVADIIVEWTAEGKRLAEERAKLPARDEMVTVPAGWFLMGSNKQADRNAYPAEFPQRRVYLDAYHIDKYEVTTVQFLRFVLATGRNPLLDWRYDGGNFQESMASHPVMHVSWYDADAYCRWAGKRLPTEAEWEKAARGEDGRIYPWGNQMAGLTRANFGRTGLSGPVRDRPERLLLYPPIISVDKYENAVSPYGIYQLAGNVAEWVADWYDAEYYRSAPDRNPKGPEKGTQKAFRGGGWIDSTPTVRAAQRNGTDPTTKMNWLGFRCARDATKSAER
- a CDS encoding type II toxin-antitoxin system prevent-host-death family antitoxin, producing the protein MKSATVSKLKATLSEHLAKVKAGGEVLVTERGKPIAKIVASHEPIASRS
- the tdh gene encoding L-threonine 3-dehydrogenase, whose translation is MRALVKTAPEPGLTLQDAPVPRPAPGEALVKVAATSLCGTDAHIYNWDEWARGRIRPPRIIGHEMCGEVVELGPGVTSVSVGDYVAAESHFTCGLCFQCRTGQAHVCRNYQILGIDVDGSYAEYVALPERVLWKTSRDIPPELACVQEPLGNAVYAALVEDLTGHSVLISGCGPTGLFAAAVARVAGAATIVATDISDYRLGLAKQLGVDHTLNARTDQPDALTAAIQDVTGGEGVDCALEMSGDPGALHQAFRSVKNGGRVTLFGIPTGPVCFDLPNEIIFKGIRVYGVTGRRLFETWYRLAGLFKAGLDIRPVVTHRLPLADFTRGFELIKSGQCGKVVLIP
- a CDS encoding ATP-binding protein, with protein sequence MALRRLEERLTYHRLPLLITLMTVLALAIGALALYSIERRLVATAGESLALMAGDIADQLDHTLYERYGDIQVAAAAFVPYIHDPAVLRRHLDRMKEHYLVYRWLGVTDASGRIIAATNPTDVGDDRGREPWFLAARDARAVHVQDVQSFDQTDGRQGVGFSAPVLDERGAFLGVITARIGLAELEDAFARVVDSFERQTGGGTIEWQFLRHDGTVIADSLLREEGKVNLQQLGLPSARLSAEDGPGYVEEEHLRRRVPVVTGYARTEGYGDFPGLHWGVLVRMDQRDVLAPIRSVLWKLGLAGAIVWVPMLGLLFWMTGRLRTEWSTAEERGNRLTAILTSIGDAVIVTDERGRVAFMNPVAETLTGWTKEEARGHGLESVFVIVNEETRRPVESPVAKVLREGVVVGLANHTVLIARNGTERPIDDSGAPVRDAAGRLTGVVLVFRDIADRKRAERRLRAEHAVTRELSLADTLEMAGPNILASVCNTLEWDLGAIWRVDSRANLLRCAHLWAAHGFASEPFEAASRATAFSPGIGLPGRVWATAAPAWIMDVLQDSNFPRAAAAASAGLHAAFGFPILVGKEILGVLEFFSRDVRAPDEDLLAMMEAIGRQIGQFLQRKQAEEQALHAQKLDAVGRLAGGVAHDFNNFLTIIHGYSDLLLRRLGGHESLRRYPQEIKDASERAAGLTRQLLAFSRRQMLEVRVLNLNDVVATMDAMLRRLIGEHINFVTAFGPDLGQVKADPSQVEQIIMNLAVNARDAMPDGGTLTVETANVQLDDDYARRHLPVQPGLYVMLAVTDTGHGMDAQTKERIFEPFFTTKERGKGTGLGLATVYGIVKQSGGTIWVYSEPGRGTTFKIYFPRVVDILEAPTLEQPPAPQPARGTETILLVEDEEAVRQLAREALESAGFLVLAACHGAEALALSDRYGDTIHLLVTDVVMPKMSGRALAEQLLARRPGLKVLYMSGYTDNAIVHQGVLDEGTAFLPKPFSPDSLTRKVREVLDQG